In candidate division KSB1 bacterium, the following proteins share a genomic window:
- a CDS encoding divergent polysaccharide deacetylase family protein, with the protein MRRRRTYRSPRTWRRMTGYLLLIGAVVLVFFIVYGRQRGAGGRVERKIPSTAELRSAVLQQAARHGVGEQQVTTEGQWLVLSVPPEKSVPELVAEIARSAPAMGATVEPSETAPGGDSARLVLRLKGQAALRLRIQKALAPGHERPLIALVIDDFGYSAGELAKESLDLPCALTVSVIPGLPFSREVAELAAAAGKEVMVHMPMEALHESVEDRGSTLFVHLSDEEIRQRVDRAIASVPHAAGLNNHQGSRATADERVMTLVMEELRGRGLYFVDSRTNSMSIAYEVALRMQVPCTANAAFLDVEADTAKVRQQLWRLAHLAKRQGRALGIGHLRRTTLEALREEVPKLQQQGYQFVTVSRLLRVSRPIAMHSDRQTVLARLAERGRVWRTAHA; encoded by the coding sequence ATGCGCAGACGACGCACATACCGGAGCCCACGCACCTGGCGACGAATGACCGGCTACCTGCTGCTCATTGGGGCCGTCGTCTTGGTGTTCTTCATCGTCTACGGCAGGCAGCGAGGCGCTGGGGGGCGCGTGGAGCGCAAGATCCCCTCAACGGCAGAGCTCAGGTCAGCGGTGTTGCAGCAAGCGGCCAGGCACGGCGTCGGAGAGCAGCAGGTCACCACAGAAGGGCAGTGGCTTGTCCTCTCTGTTCCGCCGGAAAAGTCGGTCCCCGAGTTGGTTGCCGAAATAGCCCGGAGCGCGCCTGCCATGGGTGCCACCGTGGAGCCTTCAGAGACGGCGCCGGGTGGCGACTCGGCGCGGCTCGTTCTCCGCCTGAAAGGCCAAGCAGCATTGCGCCTCCGCATCCAAAAGGCCCTGGCTCCGGGCCACGAAAGGCCCCTTATCGCTCTGGTCATCGATGACTTTGGCTACTCCGCCGGCGAATTGGCGAAGGAATCTCTCGACCTGCCCTGTGCCCTAACCGTGTCGGTGATCCCCGGGTTGCCCTTTTCGCGGGAGGTGGCCGAGCTGGCGGCGGCAGCAGGCAAAGAGGTGATGGTGCACATGCCCATGGAGGCCTTGCACGAGTCCGTGGAGGATCGGGGCTCCACGCTGTTTGTCCACCTCAGTGACGAGGAGATCCGCCAGCGGGTAGATCGTGCCATTGCCAGTGTGCCCCATGCCGCAGGCCTCAACAATCACCAGGGCTCCCGGGCCACGGCCGACGAGCGGGTTATGACCCTCGTCATGGAAGAACTGAGAGGGCGTGGCCTGTACTTTGTGGACAGTCGCACGAACAGCATGAGCATCGCCTACGAGGTCGCCCTTCGCATGCAGGTGCCCTGCACTGCTAACGCCGCGTTCCTGGACGTCGAAGCAGACACGGCCAAGGTACGGCAGCAGCTCTGGCGGCTCGCCCACCTGGCAAAGCGGCAGGGGCGGGCACTGGGCATCGGCCACCTGCGACGGACCACCCTGGAGGCGCTTCGTGAGGAGGTGCCGAAGCTCCAGCAGCAAGGTTACCAGTTTGTGACTGTGTCGAGACTTCTACGCGTATCCCGACCCATTGCTATGCATTCCGACAGGCAAACGGTTCTGGCAAGACTGGCAGAGAGGGGCAGAGTTTGGAGGACTGCACATGCTTAG
- a CDS encoding isocitrate/isopropylmalate dehydrogenase family protein gives MAKYRIAWLPGDGIGKDVMEAARIVLDRLEFDAEYLPGDIGWEFWCKEGNPLPDRTIKLLKETDCCLFGAITSKPKEEAEKELIPQLQGKGLVYSSPIVRLRQEFNLRTNLRPCRAYEGNPLNYREGIDLVVFRENTEDLYAGVEFHPVPRAVRSLLEEHNAKMRRFAHVADEDMAISLRIITRQASRNIVRDAFEYARKHGYKSVTVVEKPNVIRETSGMMIREARKVAQEYPEIQLWEANIDAICMWLLKNPLDYGVLVTSNMFGDIISDLCAQLVGGMGFASSGNIGDNYAIFEPTHGSAPKYAGQYKVNPMAMLLAVKLMFDWLGEKDMAQRLEGAIAQVIKEGKVRTYDMGGNASTLDLARAVASKL, from the coding sequence ATGGCCAAATACCGCATCGCATGGCTACCGGGTGATGGCATTGGCAAGGATGTGATGGAGGCGGCGCGGATCGTCCTGGACAGGCTCGAGTTCGATGCCGAATACCTGCCTGGCGACATCGGCTGGGAGTTCTGGTGCAAGGAAGGCAACCCGCTCCCAGACCGCACCATCAAGCTCCTCAAAGAGACCGACTGTTGCCTGTTCGGGGCCATCACCTCCAAGCCCAAGGAAGAGGCAGAGAAGGAGCTCATTCCGCAGCTGCAGGGGAAAGGCCTCGTCTACTCCAGCCCCATCGTGCGTTTGCGCCAGGAGTTCAACCTGCGCACGAATCTGCGACCGTGTCGGGCCTACGAAGGAAACCCCTTGAACTACCGCGAGGGGATCGACCTGGTGGTCTTTCGGGAGAATACCGAGGACCTGTACGCCGGCGTAGAGTTCCATCCGGTGCCGCGTGCGGTGCGCAGTCTCCTGGAGGAGCATAACGCCAAGATGCGCCGTTTCGCCCACGTGGCCGACGAAGACATGGCCATCTCCCTGCGCATCATCACGCGGCAGGCGAGCAGGAATATCGTGCGCGATGCCTTCGAGTATGCGCGCAAGCATGGCTACAAGAGCGTGACGGTGGTGGAAAAGCCCAACGTCATCCGCGAGACCTCCGGCATGATGATCCGTGAGGCGCGCAAGGTGGCCCAGGAATACCCTGAGATCCAGCTGTGGGAGGCGAACATCGACGCCATCTGCATGTGGCTGCTGAAGAACCCGTTAGACTATGGTGTCCTGGTGACTTCGAACATGTTCGGCGACATCATCTCGGACCTGTGCGCGCAGCTGGTAGGGGGAATGGGGTTTGCCAGCAGCGGCAACATCGGCGACAATTATGCGATCTTCGAGCCCACCCACGGCTCCGCGCCGAAATATGCCGGCCAGTACAAAGTGAACCCGATGGCCATGCTCTTGGCCGTCAAGCTGATGTTCGATTGGCTCGGCGAGAAGGACATGGCCCAGCGCTTGGAAGGTGCCATCGCCCAAGTGATCAAAGAGGGCAAGGTGCGCACCTACGACATGGGAGGCAATGCCAGCACCTTGGACCTGGCTCGGGCCGTGGCCAGCAAGCTGTGA
- a CDS encoding PorV/PorQ family protein, with protein sequence MHRWLSVGMLLIAGTVAAGQSGQTGFALLRMNSGARAAALAGAGTASAVDASAAFANPAGVATLRGSELYFAHDEWLQGVDHDLLAVAIVSRKSAWAVSLAHLAVGEIELRTMPSAEPLASVSAHEVVVGLSHARQWHDRLHLGITAKYLYDKIYLDTAGGLAVDVGGFCETGWYGIACGAAVRNLGTTGRLRDERVPLPYQVQAGLSRPVHLPALQSSLLLAADVLFERGQSAKLLFGAEGLLREVVALHIGYAAGYDSRRLSFGLGVASGRYRLDYAYTPFPNDLGSTQQVSLSIALSKR encoded by the coding sequence ATGCATCGTTGGCTCTCTGTAGGGATGTTGCTGATAGCGGGGACCGTGGCGGCAGGGCAGTCTGGGCAAACCGGGTTTGCCCTCCTCAGAATGAACTCGGGCGCCCGCGCCGCTGCCCTGGCAGGGGCAGGGACTGCCTCGGCCGTCGACGCCAGCGCTGCCTTCGCCAACCCGGCGGGTGTGGCCACCTTGCGGGGCAGCGAGCTCTATTTCGCCCATGACGAGTGGCTACAAGGGGTTGACCACGACCTGCTGGCAGTGGCAATTGTCAGCAGGAAGAGCGCCTGGGCGGTCAGCCTGGCCCATCTGGCGGTGGGGGAGATCGAACTGCGCACCATGCCCTCCGCAGAGCCGCTTGCTTCCGTCTCAGCCCATGAGGTGGTTGTCGGCCTGAGCCATGCGCGCCAGTGGCACGACCGACTCCATCTCGGGATCACGGCGAAGTACTTGTACGACAAGATCTACCTCGACACCGCCGGAGGGCTGGCGGTCGATGTCGGCGGTTTCTGTGAGACTGGCTGGTACGGCATAGCCTGCGGCGCAGCCGTGCGCAACCTCGGCACCACCGGTCGCCTGCGCGATGAGCGCGTACCCCTGCCGTATCAGGTGCAAGCAGGGCTTTCCCGGCCGGTGCACCTTCCTGCCCTCCAGAGCAGTCTGCTCCTGGCCGCTGATGTGCTTTTTGAACGAGGGCAGAGCGCAAAGCTCTTGTTTGGGGCAGAAGGCCTGTTGCGCGAGGTCGTGGCACTGCACATAGGGTACGCAGCAGGCTACGACTCGCGAAGGCTTTCCTTCGGGCTCGGCGTAGCAAGCGGCCGCTACCGCCTGGACTATGCCTATACGCCGTTCCCAAATGACCTGGGCAGCACCCAGCAAGTATCGCTTTCTATTGCGCTAAGCAAACGGTAA
- a CDS encoding pyridoxine 5'-phosphate synthase, whose translation MLRLGVNIDLVAVIRADRRGKEPNPVAAALQAEVGGADGVVATLREDRRYLTERDMALLKETVTTHFNLRVAASEEMAKRAVAILPDMATLIPPLAQGVVPSTGLDVAAGPEPLEDLVATLRSSNIVVAARIEPDLRQVKAAAHVGVDYVELNTTPLAMAQDLDAQTEQLEKLRAAALAASKLGLGVSAAGGLNYQNVREVAKIPQIEEVNIGHALVCRALLVGLAQAVRDMTTLLRECSPPGE comes from the coding sequence ATGCTTAGACTCGGGGTGAACATCGATTTAGTCGCAGTGATCCGTGCTGATCGTCGCGGCAAGGAACCCAATCCTGTGGCCGCCGCGCTGCAAGCGGAGGTCGGCGGCGCCGACGGGGTCGTGGCCACCCTGCGCGAAGACCGGCGCTACCTGACTGAGCGCGACATGGCTTTGCTCAAGGAAACGGTGACCACCCACTTCAACCTGCGTGTAGCAGCGAGCGAAGAGATGGCCAAGAGGGCAGTGGCTATCCTGCCCGACATGGCGACCCTGATTCCTCCCCTGGCGCAGGGGGTGGTGCCAAGCACGGGACTGGACGTGGCGGCGGGCCCGGAGCCATTGGAGGACCTGGTGGCCACCTTGCGCTCCAGCAACATCGTGGTAGCGGCGCGCATCGAGCCGGATTTGCGGCAGGTGAAGGCGGCTGCGCACGTCGGCGTCGACTACGTGGAGCTGAACACGACGCCGTTGGCCATGGCCCAGGATTTGGACGCCCAGACCGAACAATTGGAGAAGCTGCGCGCGGCGGCGTTGGCCGCCAGCAAGTTAGGGCTTGGCGTGAGCGCTGCCGGCGGGTTGAACTATCAGAACGTGCGCGAGGTGGCAAAAATCCCCCAGATCGAAGAAGTGAACATTGGGCACGCGCTCGTCTGCCGCGCCCTGCTGGTGGGATTGGCCCAGGCGGTGCGCGACATGACCACCCTTCTGCGGGAGTGTAGCCCGCCTGGCGAGTGA
- a CDS encoding HD domain-containing protein, with translation MESADKLRKLFPELAMISDESLREKTLAVMVDALRRGGWSVEDLATMPFTLLIPNCKVSYLTHVRAVTQIAIRAAQALSEHYAGHLSLNMDVLVAGALLHDVGKLLEFRRETAGFTKSAGGRLLRHPFSGVGLAVAHLLPDEVVHIIAVHAKEGDGGYRSPEAVIVHHADFITFEPLRG, from the coding sequence GTGGAGAGCGCTGACAAGCTGCGAAAACTGTTCCCTGAGCTGGCCATGATTAGCGACGAGAGCCTGCGCGAGAAGACCCTGGCGGTAATGGTCGACGCCTTGCGGCGCGGCGGCTGGTCGGTCGAGGACTTAGCCACCATGCCCTTCACCTTGCTCATCCCCAACTGCAAGGTGAGCTACTTGACCCACGTGCGGGCAGTTACCCAAATTGCCATCAGAGCTGCCCAGGCGTTGTCTGAGCACTATGCGGGTCACCTCTCCCTGAACATGGATGTGCTGGTGGCGGGCGCGTTGCTGCATGACGTGGGTAAGCTCCTGGAGTTTCGACGCGAGACGGCAGGGTTCACTAAGAGTGCCGGCGGTAGACTCCTGCGCCACCCCTTCAGTGGCGTCGGATTGGCGGTGGCCCACCTCCTGCCCGACGAAGTGGTGCACATCATCGCCGTGCATGCCAAAGAGGGGGACGGCGGCTACCGCAGCCCGGAGGCGGTGATTGTGCATCATGCCGACTTTATCACCTTTGAGCCGTTGCGCGGTTGA
- a CDS encoding HAD family phosphatase, with translation MIRAVLFDFDGVIGDTMSWHLAAWKEVLGTVGIDLKPEMVLKNEGRPAAEIAMIIARTVGVPLSPEKAEEVARRKNERFRAIHRASAAPGALELVAELKRRGVKVALVTGTERANVTAVLPAELVDMFDVIVAAGDAERGKPYPDPYLLAAQRMGVPPSRCLVVENAPSGIRAARAAGMACVALRTTLDDEYFAGADVVLADLRALHAHLDKLGIGKRSARKMA, from the coding sequence GTGATTCGGGCGGTGCTGTTCGACTTTGACGGGGTGATTGGCGACACCATGTCCTGGCACTTGGCCGCGTGGAAAGAAGTGCTCGGCACGGTGGGCATTGACCTGAAGCCGGAAATGGTGCTCAAAAACGAAGGGCGGCCGGCGGCGGAAATCGCCATGATCATTGCCCGCACCGTGGGTGTGCCGCTCTCGCCGGAGAAGGCCGAGGAGGTGGCACGCCGCAAGAACGAGCGCTTCCGGGCCATTCATCGGGCCTCAGCAGCCCCAGGCGCCCTTGAGTTGGTCGCGGAGCTCAAGCGTCGCGGCGTGAAGGTGGCACTGGTCACCGGCACCGAGCGCGCCAACGTGACGGCCGTGCTGCCGGCTGAGCTGGTCGACATGTTCGATGTCATCGTCGCGGCAGGAGACGCTGAGCGCGGCAAGCCGTATCCCGACCCCTACCTGCTTGCGGCGCAGCGGATGGGCGTGCCGCCGAGCAGATGTCTGGTGGTAGAGAATGCACCCTCTGGCATTCGGGCGGCGCGGGCCGCCGGCATGGCCTGCGTGGCTTTGCGCACCACCCTCGACGATGAATACTTCGCGGGCGCCGACGTGGTCCTTGCCGACCTGCGTGCCCTTCACGCCCACCTGGACAAACTGGGGATCGGAAAGCGGTCAGCCAGAAAAATGGCTTGA
- a CDS encoding DUF1926 domain-containing protein, translating to MRKINIALGVHSHQPVGNFDFVFQEGFDKAYLPFLEALYRHPHIKVALHYTGILLEWIATRYPHFVALLREMVARGQVEMMTGGYYEPIMITIPDEDKLGQIEKLTSYVATLTGYQATGMWLAERIWEPHLPTPLTRAGIRYTVVDDAHFKYAGLREEQLLGYFLTENEGDTLAVFPTSERLRYAIPFQEPEVTIDYLRTLASEDGNRLVVFADDGEKFGIWPGTHKHCYTDRWLERFLTSLEENSDWITIVHFSEALEQLPPAGRVYLPTASYREMMEWALPARAMHEYEDFEQKLAQAQLFERYKVFVRGGFWRNFLAKYPEANHMHKRMLRVSRRVSRLAHRQRSTLISQARDHLWAGQCNCPYWHGVFGGLYLNNLRAAIYKELISAEQLLDRVEQARRTKKWVTVQVSDFDADGHSEVIAETDRFNLYLAPARGGVLTEWDYKPKAINLLDTIARREEGYHRKLAIAAGGAQDSPGQKSVASIHDLVLVKEQGLERRLHYDWYEHKSLVDHFLGPDTTLEELASARYDERGDFVGAHYELAVAKERGTAEIVLRRSGQVNVGTVARALELTKRVLVSAGRDEVLARYELHNPEREDFELLFGVEFNVALQAGQAPDRYFTFDGRKPAQAHLASTGEEQRVHEVALTDEWRQLRVSLAFDLPATVWRFPIETISQSEGGFERVYQSSAVVPLWRVVIPAGEDWRVQVGMKCEVLGS from the coding sequence GTGAGGAAAATCAACATCGCACTTGGCGTCCATAGCCATCAGCCTGTGGGCAACTTTGACTTTGTGTTCCAAGAGGGCTTTGACAAGGCCTATTTGCCCTTCCTGGAGGCGCTCTATCGCCACCCTCACATCAAAGTGGCCCTCCACTACACGGGGATTCTCTTGGAGTGGATTGCGACGCGCTATCCGCACTTTGTGGCGCTGCTGCGCGAGATGGTGGCTCGTGGCCAGGTGGAGATGATGACCGGCGGCTACTATGAGCCGATCATGATCACCATCCCGGATGAGGATAAGCTCGGGCAGATCGAAAAGCTGACCAGCTACGTCGCTACGCTGACCGGCTACCAGGCCACCGGCATGTGGCTGGCCGAACGCATCTGGGAGCCGCACCTCCCTACGCCACTGACCAGGGCCGGCATTCGCTACACGGTGGTGGATGACGCGCACTTCAAGTACGCCGGCCTGCGCGAAGAGCAGCTTCTGGGGTACTTCCTCACGGAGAACGAAGGGGATACGCTTGCCGTTTTTCCCACCAGTGAACGGTTGCGCTACGCCATCCCTTTCCAGGAGCCGGAAGTGACCATCGACTATCTCCGCACCTTGGCCAGCGAGGATGGCAACCGGCTCGTGGTCTTTGCTGACGACGGCGAGAAGTTTGGCATCTGGCCGGGAACCCACAAGCACTGTTACACCGACCGCTGGCTGGAGCGCTTCCTCACCTCCCTCGAGGAGAACAGCGACTGGATCACCATCGTTCACTTCTCCGAGGCATTGGAGCAGCTTCCTCCGGCAGGGCGGGTTTACCTTCCCACTGCCTCCTACCGCGAGATGATGGAGTGGGCGCTCCCCGCGCGTGCCATGCACGAGTACGAGGACTTTGAGCAGAAGCTTGCCCAGGCGCAGCTCTTCGAGCGCTACAAGGTGTTCGTGCGTGGAGGCTTCTGGCGGAACTTTCTGGCCAAGTATCCTGAAGCCAACCACATGCACAAGCGTATGTTGCGCGTGAGCAGGAGAGTCTCCCGGCTGGCGCACCGGCAGCGCAGCACGCTCATCTCGCAGGCGCGCGACCACCTGTGGGCAGGGCAGTGCAATTGTCCCTACTGGCACGGCGTGTTCGGAGGGCTGTACCTGAACAACTTGCGGGCAGCCATCTACAAAGAGCTCATCTCCGCAGAGCAGCTCCTGGACCGTGTGGAACAGGCCCGCCGCACCAAGAAATGGGTGACAGTACAAGTGAGCGACTTTGACGCCGACGGTCACAGCGAGGTCATTGCCGAGACCGACCGCTTCAACCTTTACCTCGCCCCGGCAAGAGGGGGCGTGTTGACCGAGTGGGACTATAAGCCGAAGGCAATCAATCTCCTGGACACAATCGCGCGCCGGGAGGAAGGGTACCATCGCAAGTTGGCCATTGCCGCTGGTGGGGCGCAAGATTCGCCTGGCCAGAAGAGCGTCGCCAGCATTCACGACCTCGTCTTGGTAAAAGAGCAAGGCCTTGAGCGCCGCCTCCACTACGACTGGTACGAGCACAAGTCCCTCGTCGACCACTTCCTGGGGCCAGATACGACCTTAGAGGAGCTGGCCTCTGCACGCTACGACGAGCGCGGCGACTTTGTGGGTGCTCACTACGAGCTGGCCGTCGCCAAAGAGCGCGGCACAGCCGAGATCGTTTTGCGCAGAAGCGGCCAGGTGAACGTAGGAACTGTTGCGCGCGCCCTCGAGCTCACCAAGCGGGTGCTGGTCAGCGCGGGGCGCGACGAAGTGCTCGCTCGCTATGAGTTGCACAATCCGGAGCGGGAGGATTTTGAGCTGCTCTTTGGTGTCGAGTTCAACGTAGCTCTGCAGGCTGGCCAGGCGCCGGACCGCTATTTTACCTTTGACGGGCGCAAGCCTGCCCAAGCGCACTTGGCGAGCACCGGTGAAGAGCAACGAGTCCATGAGGTGGCGCTCACCGACGAGTGGCGGCAACTCCGCGTCAGCCTCGCCTTCGATCTGCCGGCTACAGTTTGGCGATTTCCCATCGAGACGATCTCGCAGTCGGAAGGTGGGTTTGAACGGGTGTACCAGAGCTCGGCAGTCGTACCCTTGTGGCGCGTGGTGATACCGGCTGGCGAGGACTGGCGTGTCCAGGTGGGCATGAAGTGCGAGGTGCTTGGCAGTTGA
- a CDS encoding S41 family peptidase gives MRGAWQLSIRWKWTAGVFLFLSAAFALRLDSKAAGAVAVAQDHLRRFVEVLNAVRRYYVEEVDTGRLADAAIRGMLSELDPHTTYIPPSKAAQSEQRHNGFYEGTGIEFMVLNKVPVVVAPQTGSPAERAGIRPGDRILRIDDQSTLGLDAREIEERLRGRMGSTVTLSLRRPGASELLKVQLQRERIPLASVACAFMLEGRTGYVRLASFSRTASRELDRALAELRRQGMEQLLLDLRSNAGGFLEQAYEVADRFIPGGRTIVYTRGRGAHASEQLCSSDPTPYADLPLVVLVDGGSASAAEVVAGALQDWDRAPIVGEPTFGKALVQSEVPLSNGGALRITIARYYTPSGRLIQRALEDLELANGTAPLDQTRPARPQFRTMGGRTVYGGGGIVPDVEVAAPAPSALSLQLIADGFFFEYGADYAARHRSLARNFAAFKQRFVVDEGMLLEFRRLLLRRRVGVDEHVAQAERELWRQAIKSEIARHLWGTERFYEVAAAQDAQVRAALAQFPEAKRLLQAGMRSSVSRLQTGE, from the coding sequence GTGCGAGGTGCTTGGCAGTTGAGCATCCGCTGGAAATGGACAGCAGGAGTTTTCCTCTTCCTATCTGCTGCCTTCGCACTTCGCCTTGACAGCAAGGCAGCAGGGGCCGTCGCTGTTGCCCAGGACCACCTGCGGCGCTTTGTTGAGGTCCTTAACGCCGTCCGCCGCTACTACGTGGAGGAGGTAGACACAGGGCGGCTGGCGGATGCCGCGATTCGCGGCATGCTCAGCGAGCTCGACCCGCACACTACCTACATCCCGCCAAGCAAGGCGGCGCAAAGTGAACAGCGCCACAACGGCTTCTATGAGGGCACGGGGATCGAGTTCATGGTGCTGAACAAGGTGCCGGTGGTCGTGGCCCCGCAGACCGGCAGTCCAGCCGAGCGGGCGGGCATTCGGCCTGGCGATCGCATCCTGCGCATCGATGATCAGTCCACCCTGGGACTGGACGCCCGGGAAATCGAAGAGCGCCTGCGGGGCAGGATGGGTAGCACCGTGACCTTGAGCCTGCGGAGGCCTGGCGCAAGCGAACTGCTCAAGGTACAGCTGCAGCGGGAGCGCATCCCTCTGGCGAGTGTGGCTTGTGCCTTCATGCTAGAAGGGCGCACCGGCTACGTGCGGCTGGCGTCTTTCTCGCGCACGGCCAGCCGCGAGCTGGACCGCGCCCTGGCCGAGCTCCGGCGGCAGGGCATGGAGCAACTCCTCCTTGACCTACGCTCCAATGCCGGTGGCTTCTTGGAGCAAGCCTATGAGGTGGCAGACCGCTTCATTCCCGGCGGGAGGACGATCGTCTACACCAGGGGACGTGGAGCCCATGCCAGCGAGCAGCTCTGCTCCTCAGACCCTACGCCCTATGCAGATCTTCCCCTCGTAGTCCTTGTGGACGGCGGCTCTGCCAGTGCTGCAGAAGTGGTGGCGGGCGCTCTGCAGGATTGGGATCGCGCCCCAATCGTCGGTGAGCCGACTTTTGGCAAGGCCCTCGTCCAGAGTGAAGTACCGCTGAGCAATGGTGGCGCCCTGCGCATCACCATAGCTCGCTACTACACGCCAAGTGGGCGACTCATCCAGCGCGCATTGGAGGACTTGGAATTGGCAAACGGCACCGCACCGCTCGACCAGACCAGACCCGCGCGCCCCCAGTTTCGCACCATGGGTGGCCGGACGGTCTACGGAGGTGGTGGCATTGTACCGGACGTCGAGGTGGCCGCTCCTGCGCCAAGCGCACTCAGCCTTCAGTTGATCGCCGACGGATTCTTCTTCGAATACGGGGCTGACTACGCGGCGCGACACCGAAGCCTGGCACGAAACTTCGCTGCCTTCAAACAGCGCTTTGTGGTTGACGAAGGAATGCTTCTCGAGTTCCGGCGGCTCCTGTTGCGCCGGAGGGTGGGTGTAGATGAACATGTGGCGCAGGCAGAGCGAGAGCTGTGGCGGCAGGCCATTAAGAGCGAGATTGCCCGGCACCTGTGGGGAACGGAGCGGTTCTACGAGGTGGCCGCTGCCCAGGACGCCCAGGTGAGAGCGGCTTTGGCGCAGTTCCCTGAGGCCAAGCGCCTGCTCCAGGCGGGAATGCGAAGCTCCGTTTCGCGTCTGCAAACCGGGGAATAG
- a CDS encoding tryptophanase: MEQLFEPFKIKVVEPIKRTTREERDRLLRQAGLNVFNLPAESILIDLLTDSGTSAMSDNQWAGMMLGDESYAGSRNYFHLEETVRRIFGFKHIIPTHQGRSAENLLFSVTVSKGKVVPNNNHFDTTRANVLHNGGVALDLVIDEGRDPHLDHPFKGNMDLVKLQQAVDTYGPEKIPLCMITVTNNSGGGQPVSMENIRKTKELLSRYGIPLFFDACRFAENCYFIKEREEGYRHTPVIDIAREMFSYGDGCTMSAKKDGLVNIGGFLCMNDDKLCEKVSHLLILVEGFTTYGGLAGRDLEAIARGLEGVLDEDYLRFRIGQVRYLGELLDKAGVPILKPVGGHAVYLNAREFLPHIPPAQFPGQALVVALYREFGVRAVEIGSLMFAEKDPATGKVRHPTLELVRLAIPRRVYTTMHMNYVADAVIRLYQMRDTIKGLRLVYEAPLLRHFTARLEEVS, translated from the coding sequence ATGGAACAACTGTTCGAGCCGTTCAAGATCAAAGTCGTGGAGCCCATCAAGCGCACCACGCGTGAGGAACGCGACCGCTTGCTGCGCCAGGCTGGGCTGAATGTGTTCAACCTGCCCGCCGAAAGCATCCTCATTGACCTGCTCACCGACAGCGGCACCTCGGCGATGAGCGACAACCAGTGGGCGGGAATGATGTTGGGCGACGAATCTTATGCCGGCAGCCGCAACTACTTTCACCTGGAAGAGACCGTGCGCCGGATTTTCGGCTTTAAGCACATCATCCCTACGCACCAAGGGCGCTCTGCGGAGAATCTGCTCTTCTCGGTAACGGTGAGCAAGGGCAAGGTAGTCCCCAACAACAACCATTTCGACACGACGCGTGCCAACGTTCTCCACAACGGTGGCGTGGCGCTGGACCTGGTGATTGACGAGGGACGCGACCCCCATCTTGACCACCCCTTCAAGGGGAACATGGACCTGGTCAAGCTGCAGCAGGCGGTCGACACGTACGGCCCCGAGAAGATCCCTCTGTGCATGATCACGGTGACCAACAACAGCGGTGGCGGCCAGCCCGTGTCCATGGAGAACATTCGCAAGACCAAGGAGCTGCTCAGCAGGTACGGGATTCCCCTGTTTTTCGATGCCTGTCGGTTCGCGGAGAACTGCTACTTCATCAAGGAGCGGGAGGAGGGGTACCGGCATACCCCGGTCATCGATATCGCGCGCGAGATGTTTTCCTACGGCGATGGCTGCACCATGAGCGCCAAGAAGGATGGCTTGGTCAACATAGGCGGCTTCCTGTGCATGAATGACGATAAGCTGTGCGAGAAGGTGTCCCACCTGCTCATCCTGGTGGAGGGGTTCACTACCTACGGAGGGCTGGCCGGCAGAGACTTGGAGGCGATTGCCCGGGGCCTTGAGGGGGTGTTGGACGAGGACTATCTCCGCTTCCGCATCGGGCAGGTGCGCTACTTGGGGGAGCTGTTGGACAAGGCGGGCGTGCCGATTCTGAAGCCAGTGGGTGGCCACGCCGTGTACCTGAACGCCCGCGAGTTTCTGCCACACATCCCGCCGGCTCAGTTCCCCGGTCAGGCGCTGGTGGTGGCTCTTTACCGGGAGTTTGGTGTTCGCGCCGTGGAAATTGGCAGTCTGATGTTTGCCGAGAAGGACCCGGCAACCGGCAAAGTCCGCCATCCGACCTTGGAACTGGTCCGGCTGGCCATACCACGGCGCGTCTACACCACGATGCACATGAACTATGTCGCTGATGCAGTCATTCGCCTTTACCAGATGCGCGATACCATCAAGGGGCTGCGCCTGGTCTACGAGGCGCCGCTGCTGCGCCACTTCACGGCACGGCTCGAGGAGGTGTCGTGA